The DNA sequence GATGCAGTGTTATGATTCCCAATACCGGCAGCATGTGCTGGAACTTTACGAGGTGGCAGCCATGAGCCCCTCCTCGTTCTGCTTCTCCACAACGATCGTTCACAGCGATGGAAGCCAGGTCCCGGTGATGTGCATCGGCGAATCCTCGAATTTCTCCGATGACGGCAGTGGCGCCATCAATGGCGTCTTCGTATTCCCTACATTCAGACTGAATGACAAGGCGCAGCCTTACAGCCAGTGACGACAGTCACCGGCGAACATCCCTCGGCCAGACGTCCTGACATTGTAACGGACCGCAGCCAAACACCCCTATAGCCACCTGACTGATCGACTGCCTCGTCAATCGCCACCAAAATGTGAACAATTCGTCCACCATTGTTCATCTATTTGCGCGACCCAAATACCGGTATGGCTGATGGCAGATTGAAATCAGGAAACAACCATGTCAACGAATCTCACACTTCTCATCGCCCGCATCCTGCTCAGCTTCATGTTCATCATGTCCGGTTTTGGCAAGCTGGCTGATCCTGCCGCGACCGCCGGCATGATTTCCGGTGCTGGCCTGCCGGCCGCATCTCTGCTTGCCTATCTTGCAGGTGCATTCGAGCTCATCGCCGGTCTTGCCGTTCTTGTTGGTTTTCAGACCAAGATCGTCGGCTGGGCACTGGCTGCATTCTGCATTTTCACCGGTGCCGTCTTTCACTCCGGCACAGTCGCCATTGACGGCTGGCCTGAAGCTGCTCTTGGCTGGATCAACACGCTGAACATGATCATGATGATGAAGAACTTCACTCTGGCAGGCGGTTACATCCTGCTCGCCACGACGGGCGCTGGCGCATGGTCGATCGACGCGCGCCGCAAGGCGGCCTGAGTTAAAACCACAAGCCTTTTGGCTCAATCCATAGCCCGGCGTGTCACCACGCCGGGCTTTTTTGCTATTCGGTCTGCACATGGTCCGTGAACTGACCAGCCGGCATACGGTTGACCAGCTTGCGGATGCCCCAGAAGGCGACAATGCCAAAACCGACGATCACCAGCATCTCGACCAGGCGGGATGCCATATAGCTTTCGCCGCCAAAGACCATCGCTAAAAGCCCGATCACCAAGCCACCGGTCACCAGCACTGACAACAATGCAGGTAACAGATCCCCCCGAAGCACCGCCGCATTAGGATTGCTGGCGGCCAGCCGCGCCAGGATGGCAAGCAAGAGCATCGACGACAGAAAGATCACTGCACCAACAGAAAATTGCATGGGAATCACCAAAATCCAAAACCATCCCGAAGCCTGGGACGAGGCTGAACCGGTGGAGAAACGGCTTTGTGGTTGGCGGAGCCGTTCGCCCGGATCAGTGCCAACTGGTCAAGGACGAAGGACGCGTGCAGGCCGGGTCTGTCCCGGGTTCCGTCATCTTGGCTCAGTTTACGGAAAACGCAAGATCCCGGCTGATCGCGCGAACACTATTTCCGTCTTGACCTAAATATAACCAGACGCAGATGGCGCACGGACCGGCAAACCGCTCAGGCGACGGCGCCGCGTACGGCTTTGAGGATCGCGGCCATGCGCGGATCCTGATCATGTTCGGGCTTGCGGGCGCGAACCAGGCAGGCCTCGGATCTCAGGATCACGCCGTCAGACAGAACCCGCAAGTGATTGGCGGTCAGTGTCGATCCGGTCGAGGTGATGTCAACGATGATGTCGGCAGCACCTGATGCCGGCGCACCTTCGGTGGCGCCCAGGCTTTCCACGATGCGGTAGAGCTGGATGCCGTGACGGGTGGAGAAGAAACTCTGCGTCAGCCGCCAGTATTTGGTGGCAATTGCAAGCCTGCGGCCATGGCGGGCGCGGAAATCAGCCGCGACATCGCCAAGATCGGCCATGGTGTCGACATCCTTCCAGATGTCAGGCACTGCAACCACCACATCAGCATTGCCGAAGCCGAGGCGGGCGGCAATTTCCACGCGCTCATCGGCGCGAGCGAGGCTTTCGCGCACCAGATCTTCGCCGGTGACGCCAAAATCAACAGCGCCGGCGCCCAATTCCCGGGCGATCTCGGAAGCCGACAGGAATGCTACTTCGACGCCGTCCAACCCTTCGACCCGGCCACGATAGCTGCGATCATTGCCGATGGCCGAGATGGCGAGCCCGGCGCGGTCAAACACCGCGATGGCGTCGTCCTTCATCCGGCCCTTGGATGGCAGCGCGATGGTCAGGGTCATGGCTGCGCCCTCACGGTTTCAATGCGATCAAGCCAGAGCGAGAAACCCACGGCGGGAATTGGTTGTTGCGCGCCGAGCAGCGTCATCAAACGGTCGTAACGGCCACCGCCGGCCAGCGCCGCGTCGCCCTCGCCTGCAGAGATCTCGAAGACCAGACCGGTGTAATAATCCAGCGGTCGGCCAAAGGCTGCGCGCCAGCGCATGGCTGACAGATCCTCGCCGCGATCCGAGAGCGCTGCGAGACGGGCCTCGAATTGTTTGCGGGCCGCGCGGATATCGAGCCCGGCATGATCGGCGAAGTCAGCCAGCGCCTGACCGGCACAATCAAGCGGCACATCCAGTGCGAGGAAGGTCTTCAGCGCGTCCAGCGATGCCGACGGCAGCCGGGTGGCGTCGAGCGATTGCTTGTCCATCAGCCGGGCGGTGATTTCGGCGGGCGTGCGGCTGGCATTGGTGGAGTAGCCGGTGGCCTGCATGACGCTTTCGATGTGAGCTTCAAGCCCGCCAGCGTCGCCCTTGGCAAGAAAGTCCGCAACCGAAGGATCGGGCGTTGCAGAGGCGTCCGGACTGGCCAGCCGCGCAATCATGGTGGTGAGGGCGGCTTCATTGCCGAAGGCGTGGATCAGTCGTTTTTGCCAACCGGCGGGAAGTCCGAGACCGGCGACGACCGCTTCAAACACCGACTGGTCGCCAAGGACAATCGACAGGCTTGCAGCGGGCGCAAATTCTGCGATCAGAGCGCGGGCTTCGGACAGGGCGCG is a window from the Hoeflea sp. IMCC20628 genome containing:
- the hisG gene encoding ATP phosphoribosyltransferase; this translates as MTLTIALPSKGRMKDDAIAVFDRAGLAISAIGNDRSYRGRVEGLDGVEVAFLSASEIARELGAGAVDFGVTGEDLVRESLARADERVEIAARLGFGNADVVVAVPDIWKDVDTMADLGDVAADFRARHGRRLAIATKYWRLTQSFFSTRHGIQLYRIVESLGATEGAPASGAADIIVDITSTGSTLTANHLRVLSDGVILRSEACLVRARKPEHDQDPRMAAILKAVRGAVA
- a CDS encoding ATP phosphoribosyltransferase regulatory subunit translates to MPQAGAPVFAADLARALEALQAPRVDIPVIQPAEPFLDMAGEDLRRRIFLTESETGESLCLRPEFTIPVCRAHIAENVATPRRYSYLGEVFRQRREGGNEFYQAGVEDLGETDEASADARALSEARALIAEFAPAASLSIVLGDQSVFEAVVAGLGLPAGWQKRLIHAFGNEAALTTMIARLASPDASATPDPSVADFLAKGDAGGLEAHIESVMQATGYSTNASRTPAEITARLMDKQSLDATRLPSASLDALKTFLALDVPLDCAGQALADFADHAGLDIRAARKQFEARLAALSDRGEDLSAMRWRAAFGRPLDYYTGLVFEISAGEGDAALAGGGRYDRLMTLLGAQQPIPAVGFSLWLDRIETVRAQP
- a CDS encoding DoxX family protein; amino-acid sequence: MSTNLTLLIARILLSFMFIMSGFGKLADPAATAGMISGAGLPAASLLAYLAGAFELIAGLAVLVGFQTKIVGWALAAFCIFTGAVFHSGTVAIDGWPEAALGWINTLNMIMMMKNFTLAGGYILLATTGAGAWSIDARRKAA